One Siniperca chuatsi isolate FFG_IHB_CAS linkage group LG3, ASM2008510v1, whole genome shotgun sequence genomic region harbors:
- the LOC122874001 gene encoding CSC1-like protein 2 isoform X7 — protein MHSETPDRYERLTSVSSSVDFDQRDNGFCSWLTAIFRIKDEEIREKCGEDAVHYLSFQRHIIGLLVVVGVLSVGIVLPVNFSGDLLENNAYSFGRTTIANLKSGTNLLWLHTSFAFMYLLLTVYSMRRHTSKMHYKEDDLVKRTLFINGISKYAEESQIKQHFEQAYENCTVLEARICYNVAKLMSLNAERKKTERSKKFFTDLMAKEHVPTMINPKPCGHLCCCAITGCEEEEAVSYYTKREAKLKEEYRKEKEKVHTKPLGMAFVTFQNEAMTAIILKDFNACQVQGCRCRQEPGSSQFSEVLHIHNWSVSYAPDPQNVRWEHLSLGGISWWIRCFIINCILFILLFFLTTPAIIISTMDKFNVTKPVEYLNNPIVTQFFPTLLLWAFSALLPTIVYYSAFFEAHWTRSGENRTTMHKCYTFLIFMVLLLPSLGLSSLDVFFRWLFDKKFLADAKVRFECVFLPDNGAFFVNYVIASAFIGNAMDLLRIPGLLMYMIRLCLARSAADRRNVKRHQAYEFQFGAAYAWMMNVFTVVMAYSITCPIIVPFGLMYMLLKHLVDRYNMYYAYLPSKLDKKIHSGAVTQVVAAPILCLFWLLFFSTVRTGFETPTSMFTLVVLIVTIVVCLSHVCFGHFKYLSAHNYKIDTKENDVDAVENGRPVRPSSSPTTKSQQQQQQQQQQMYIAQVLQDPNSDEPGGGSGEEDRGSSQDEEMLNGGNSINEADFQSGEDSLIANEVRQ, from the exons ATGCACTCAGAGACGCCCGATCGGTACGAACGCCTCACGTCCGTCTCCAGCTCCGTCGACTTCGATCAGAGAGACAAC GGCTTCTGCTCGTGGCTGACGGCCATCTTCAGAATAAA ggaTGAAGAGATCAGGGAGAAGTGTGGTGAGGACGCCGTTCACTATCTGTCCTTCCAGCGTCACATCATCGGCCTGCTGGTCGTCGTCGGCGTCCTCTCTGTCGGCATCGTCCTGCCCGTCAACTTCTCCGGAGACCTGCTGG AAAACAACGCCTACAGCTTCGGACGCACCACGATAGCCAACCTGAAGTCCGG gACGAATCTGCTGTGGCTGCACACTTCGTTTGCCTTCATGTATCTGCTGCTGACCGTCTACAGCATGAGGAGACACACGTCCAAGATGCACTACAAGGAGGACGACCTG gtGAAACGTACTTTATTCATTAACGGCATCTCTAAATACGCAGAAGAGAGTCAGATAAAACAGCACTTTGA GCAGGCGTATGAGAACTGCACGGTGCTGGAGGCTCGGATCTGCTACAACGTGGCCAAACTGATGTCTCTGAACGCCGAGAG GAAGAAGACGGAGCGCAGTAAGAAGTTCTTCACCGACCTGATGGCGAAGGAACACGTTCCCACCATGATCAACCCCAAACCCTGCGGGCACCTCTGCTGCTGCGCCATCACCGGCTGCGAGGAG GAGGAGGCGGTCAGCTACTACACCAAGAGGGAGGCCAAGCTGAAGGAGGAGTacaggaaggagaaggagaaggtcCACACCAAACCGCTGGGCATGGCCTTCGTCACCTTCCAGAACGAGGCCATGACTGCCAT TATTTTGAAGGACTTTAATGCCTGTCAGGTTCAGGGTTGTCGGTGTCGTCAGGAGCCAGGATCCTCTCAGTTCAGCGAGGTTCTCCACATTCACAACTGGAGCGTTTCGTACGCGCCCGACCCGCAGAACGTCCGCTG GGAACACCTGTCGCTAGGCGGGATCTCCTGGTGGATCCGCTGCTTCATCATCAACTGCATCCTCTTCATCCTGCTCTTCTTCCTCACAACGCCTGCCATCATCATCTCCACCATGGACAAGTTCAACGTCACCAAGCCTGTCGAGTATCTCAAC aATCCCATCGTCACTCAGTTCTTccccactctgctgctctgggctttctctgctctgctgcccaCCATCGTCTACTACTCTGCCTTCTTCGAGGCTCACTGGACCAG GTCTGGAGAAAACAGGACGACGATGCATAAATGTTACACCTTCCTGATCTTCATGGTCCTGCTGCTGCCGTCTCTCGGACTCAGCAG TCTGGATGTTTTTTTCCGCTGGCTCTTTGATAAGAAGTTCCTGGCTGATGCCAAAGTCAGATTTGA GTGCGTCTTCCTGCCGGATAACGGAGCATTCTTCGTCAACTACGTCATCGCCTCGGCATTCATCGGGAACGCCATGGACCTGCTGAGGATCCCCGGTCTACTCATGTACATGATCCGGCTGTGCCTGGCTCGCTCCGCTGCAGACCGCCGCAACGTCAAGAGG CACCAGGCCTATGAGTTTCAGTTCGGAGCGGCGTACGCCTGGATGATGAACGTCTTCACGGTGGTGATGGCCTACAGTATCACCTGCCCCATCATCGTCCCCTTCG GTCTGATGTACATGCTGCTGAAACACCTGGTGGACCGATACAACATGTACTACGCCTACCTGCCCTCCAAACTAGACAAGAAGATCCACTCCGGAGCCGTCACCCAGGTGGTGGCTGCACCCATCCTCTGCCTCTTCTGGTTGCTCTTCTTCTCCACTGTACGCACAG GTTTCGAGACACCGACGTCCATGTTCACCCTGGTGGTGCTGATCGTCACCATCgtggtctgtctgtctcacgTCTGCTTCGGACACTTCAAGTACCTCAGCGCTCATAACTACAAG atCGACACCAAGGAGAACGACGTGGACGCCGTTGAGAACGGACGTCCAGTTCGTCCCTCGTCCTCCCCCACCACCAAATCTCAG cagcagcagcagcagcagcagcagcagatgtaCATTGCCCAAGTTCTCCAGGACCCAAACTCAGACGAGCCGGGCGGTGGCAGCGGCGAGGAGGACCGAGGGTCGTCCCAGGACGAGGAGATGCTGAACGGAGGGAACAGCATCAATGAGgcggattttcagtcaggggaGGACAGTCTGATCGCCAACGAGGTCCGCCAGTAG
- the LOC122874001 gene encoding CSC1-like protein 2 isoform X5: MKTISGVLLFVFSILRKVAWDYGRLALVTDADRLKKCFSDLEEREYVASAMHSETPDRYERLTSVSSSVDFDQRDNGFCSWLTAIFRIKDEEIREKCGEDAVHYLSFQRHIIGLLVVVGVLSVGIVLPVNFSGDLLENNAYSFGRTTIANLKSGTNLLWLHTSFAFMYLLLTVYSMRRHTSKMHYKEDDLVKRTLFINGISKYAEESQIKQHFEQAYENCTVLEARICYNVAKLMSLNAERKKTERSKKFFTDLMAKEHVPTMINPKPCGHLCCCAITGCEEEEAVSYYTKREAKLKEEYRKEKEKVHTKPLGMAFVTFQNEAMTAIILKDFNACQVQGCRCRQEPGSSQFSEVLHIHNWSVSYAPDPQNVRWEHLSLGGISWWIRCFIINCILFILLFFLTTPAIIISTMDKFNVTKPVEYLNNPIVTQFFPTLLLWAFSALLPTIVYYSAFFEAHWTRSGENRTTMHKCYTFLIFMVLLLPSLGLSSLDVFFRWLFDKKFLADAKVRFECVFLPDNGAFFVNYVIASAFIGNAMDLLRIPGLLMYMIRLCLARSAADRRNVKRHQAYEFQFGAAYAWMMNVFTVVMAYSITCPIIVPFGLMYMLLKHLVDRYNMYYAYLPSKLDKKIHSGAVTQVVAAPILCLFWLLFFSTVRTGFETPTSMFTLVVLIVTIVVCLSHVCFGHFKYLSAHNYKIDTKENDVDAVENGRPVRPSSSPTTKSQQQQQQQQQQMYIAQVLQDPNSDEPGGGSGEEDRGSSQDEEMLNGGNSINEADFQSGEDSLIANEVRQ, encoded by the exons ACTGAAGAAGTGTTTCAGCGACCTGGAGGAGCGGGAATA cGTTGCCTCGGCGATGCACTCAGAGACGCCCGATCGGTACGAACGCCTCACGTCCGTCTCCAGCTCCGTCGACTTCGATCAGAGAGACAAC GGCTTCTGCTCGTGGCTGACGGCCATCTTCAGAATAAA ggaTGAAGAGATCAGGGAGAAGTGTGGTGAGGACGCCGTTCACTATCTGTCCTTCCAGCGTCACATCATCGGCCTGCTGGTCGTCGTCGGCGTCCTCTCTGTCGGCATCGTCCTGCCCGTCAACTTCTCCGGAGACCTGCTGG AAAACAACGCCTACAGCTTCGGACGCACCACGATAGCCAACCTGAAGTCCGG gACGAATCTGCTGTGGCTGCACACTTCGTTTGCCTTCATGTATCTGCTGCTGACCGTCTACAGCATGAGGAGACACACGTCCAAGATGCACTACAAGGAGGACGACCTG gtGAAACGTACTTTATTCATTAACGGCATCTCTAAATACGCAGAAGAGAGTCAGATAAAACAGCACTTTGA GCAGGCGTATGAGAACTGCACGGTGCTGGAGGCTCGGATCTGCTACAACGTGGCCAAACTGATGTCTCTGAACGCCGAGAG GAAGAAGACGGAGCGCAGTAAGAAGTTCTTCACCGACCTGATGGCGAAGGAACACGTTCCCACCATGATCAACCCCAAACCCTGCGGGCACCTCTGCTGCTGCGCCATCACCGGCTGCGAGGAG GAGGAGGCGGTCAGCTACTACACCAAGAGGGAGGCCAAGCTGAAGGAGGAGTacaggaaggagaaggagaaggtcCACACCAAACCGCTGGGCATGGCCTTCGTCACCTTCCAGAACGAGGCCATGACTGCCAT TATTTTGAAGGACTTTAATGCCTGTCAGGTTCAGGGTTGTCGGTGTCGTCAGGAGCCAGGATCCTCTCAGTTCAGCGAGGTTCTCCACATTCACAACTGGAGCGTTTCGTACGCGCCCGACCCGCAGAACGTCCGCTG GGAACACCTGTCGCTAGGCGGGATCTCCTGGTGGATCCGCTGCTTCATCATCAACTGCATCCTCTTCATCCTGCTCTTCTTCCTCACAACGCCTGCCATCATCATCTCCACCATGGACAAGTTCAACGTCACCAAGCCTGTCGAGTATCTCAAC aATCCCATCGTCACTCAGTTCTTccccactctgctgctctgggctttctctgctctgctgcccaCCATCGTCTACTACTCTGCCTTCTTCGAGGCTCACTGGACCAG GTCTGGAGAAAACAGGACGACGATGCATAAATGTTACACCTTCCTGATCTTCATGGTCCTGCTGCTGCCGTCTCTCGGACTCAGCAG TCTGGATGTTTTTTTCCGCTGGCTCTTTGATAAGAAGTTCCTGGCTGATGCCAAAGTCAGATTTGA GTGCGTCTTCCTGCCGGATAACGGAGCATTCTTCGTCAACTACGTCATCGCCTCGGCATTCATCGGGAACGCCATGGACCTGCTGAGGATCCCCGGTCTACTCATGTACATGATCCGGCTGTGCCTGGCTCGCTCCGCTGCAGACCGCCGCAACGTCAAGAGG CACCAGGCCTATGAGTTTCAGTTCGGAGCGGCGTACGCCTGGATGATGAACGTCTTCACGGTGGTGATGGCCTACAGTATCACCTGCCCCATCATCGTCCCCTTCG GTCTGATGTACATGCTGCTGAAACACCTGGTGGACCGATACAACATGTACTACGCCTACCTGCCCTCCAAACTAGACAAGAAGATCCACTCCGGAGCCGTCACCCAGGTGGTGGCTGCACCCATCCTCTGCCTCTTCTGGTTGCTCTTCTTCTCCACTGTACGCACAG GTTTCGAGACACCGACGTCCATGTTCACCCTGGTGGTGCTGATCGTCACCATCgtggtctgtctgtctcacgTCTGCTTCGGACACTTCAAGTACCTCAGCGCTCATAACTACAAG atCGACACCAAGGAGAACGACGTGGACGCCGTTGAGAACGGACGTCCAGTTCGTCCCTCGTCCTCCCCCACCACCAAATCTCAG cagcagcagcagcagcagcagcagcagatgtaCATTGCCCAAGTTCTCCAGGACCCAAACTCAGACGAGCCGGGCGGTGGCAGCGGCGAGGAGGACCGAGGGTCGTCCCAGGACGAGGAGATGCTGAACGGAGGGAACAGCATCAATGAGgcggattttcagtcaggggaGGACAGTCTGATCGCCAACGAGGTCCGCCAGTAG
- the LOC122874001 gene encoding CSC1-like protein 2 isoform X6 — MKTISGVLLFVFSILRKVAWDYGRLALVTDADSVASAMHSETPDRYERLTSVSSSVDFDQRDNGFCSWLTAIFRIKDEEIREKCGEDAVHYLSFQRHIIGLLVVVGVLSVGIVLPVNFSGDLLENNAYSFGRTTIANLKSGTNLLWLHTSFAFMYLLLTVYSMRRHTSKMHYKEDDLVKRTLFINGISKYAEESQIKQHFEQAYENCTVLEARICYNVAKLMSLNAERKKTERSKKFFTDLMAKEHVPTMINPKPCGHLCCCAITGCEEEEAVSYYTKREAKLKEEYRKEKEKVHTKPLGMAFVTFQNEAMTAIILKDFNACQVQGCRCRQEPGSSQFSEVLHIHNWSVSYAPDPQNVRWEHLSLGGISWWIRCFIINCILFILLFFLTTPAIIISTMDKFNVTKPVEYLNNPIVTQFFPTLLLWAFSALLPTIVYYSAFFEAHWTRSGENRTTMHKCYTFLIFMVLLLPSLGLSSLDVFFRWLFDKKFLADAKVRFECVFLPDNGAFFVNYVIASAFIGNAMDLLRIPGLLMYMIRLCLARSAADRRNVKRHQAYEFQFGAAYAWMMNVFTVVMAYSITCPIIVPFGLMYMLLKHLVDRYNMYYAYLPSKLDKKIHSGAVTQVVAAPILCLFWLLFFSTVRTGFETPTSMFTLVVLIVTIVVCLSHVCFGHFKYLSAHNYKIDTKENDVDAVENGRPVRPSSSPTTKSQQQQQQQQQQMYIAQVLQDPNSDEPGGGSGEEDRGSSQDEEMLNGGNSINEADFQSGEDSLIANEVRQ; from the exons cGTTGCCTCGGCGATGCACTCAGAGACGCCCGATCGGTACGAACGCCTCACGTCCGTCTCCAGCTCCGTCGACTTCGATCAGAGAGACAAC GGCTTCTGCTCGTGGCTGACGGCCATCTTCAGAATAAA ggaTGAAGAGATCAGGGAGAAGTGTGGTGAGGACGCCGTTCACTATCTGTCCTTCCAGCGTCACATCATCGGCCTGCTGGTCGTCGTCGGCGTCCTCTCTGTCGGCATCGTCCTGCCCGTCAACTTCTCCGGAGACCTGCTGG AAAACAACGCCTACAGCTTCGGACGCACCACGATAGCCAACCTGAAGTCCGG gACGAATCTGCTGTGGCTGCACACTTCGTTTGCCTTCATGTATCTGCTGCTGACCGTCTACAGCATGAGGAGACACACGTCCAAGATGCACTACAAGGAGGACGACCTG gtGAAACGTACTTTATTCATTAACGGCATCTCTAAATACGCAGAAGAGAGTCAGATAAAACAGCACTTTGA GCAGGCGTATGAGAACTGCACGGTGCTGGAGGCTCGGATCTGCTACAACGTGGCCAAACTGATGTCTCTGAACGCCGAGAG GAAGAAGACGGAGCGCAGTAAGAAGTTCTTCACCGACCTGATGGCGAAGGAACACGTTCCCACCATGATCAACCCCAAACCCTGCGGGCACCTCTGCTGCTGCGCCATCACCGGCTGCGAGGAG GAGGAGGCGGTCAGCTACTACACCAAGAGGGAGGCCAAGCTGAAGGAGGAGTacaggaaggagaaggagaaggtcCACACCAAACCGCTGGGCATGGCCTTCGTCACCTTCCAGAACGAGGCCATGACTGCCAT TATTTTGAAGGACTTTAATGCCTGTCAGGTTCAGGGTTGTCGGTGTCGTCAGGAGCCAGGATCCTCTCAGTTCAGCGAGGTTCTCCACATTCACAACTGGAGCGTTTCGTACGCGCCCGACCCGCAGAACGTCCGCTG GGAACACCTGTCGCTAGGCGGGATCTCCTGGTGGATCCGCTGCTTCATCATCAACTGCATCCTCTTCATCCTGCTCTTCTTCCTCACAACGCCTGCCATCATCATCTCCACCATGGACAAGTTCAACGTCACCAAGCCTGTCGAGTATCTCAAC aATCCCATCGTCACTCAGTTCTTccccactctgctgctctgggctttctctgctctgctgcccaCCATCGTCTACTACTCTGCCTTCTTCGAGGCTCACTGGACCAG GTCTGGAGAAAACAGGACGACGATGCATAAATGTTACACCTTCCTGATCTTCATGGTCCTGCTGCTGCCGTCTCTCGGACTCAGCAG TCTGGATGTTTTTTTCCGCTGGCTCTTTGATAAGAAGTTCCTGGCTGATGCCAAAGTCAGATTTGA GTGCGTCTTCCTGCCGGATAACGGAGCATTCTTCGTCAACTACGTCATCGCCTCGGCATTCATCGGGAACGCCATGGACCTGCTGAGGATCCCCGGTCTACTCATGTACATGATCCGGCTGTGCCTGGCTCGCTCCGCTGCAGACCGCCGCAACGTCAAGAGG CACCAGGCCTATGAGTTTCAGTTCGGAGCGGCGTACGCCTGGATGATGAACGTCTTCACGGTGGTGATGGCCTACAGTATCACCTGCCCCATCATCGTCCCCTTCG GTCTGATGTACATGCTGCTGAAACACCTGGTGGACCGATACAACATGTACTACGCCTACCTGCCCTCCAAACTAGACAAGAAGATCCACTCCGGAGCCGTCACCCAGGTGGTGGCTGCACCCATCCTCTGCCTCTTCTGGTTGCTCTTCTTCTCCACTGTACGCACAG GTTTCGAGACACCGACGTCCATGTTCACCCTGGTGGTGCTGATCGTCACCATCgtggtctgtctgtctcacgTCTGCTTCGGACACTTCAAGTACCTCAGCGCTCATAACTACAAG atCGACACCAAGGAGAACGACGTGGACGCCGTTGAGAACGGACGTCCAGTTCGTCCCTCGTCCTCCCCCACCACCAAATCTCAG cagcagcagcagcagcagcagcagcagatgtaCATTGCCCAAGTTCTCCAGGACCCAAACTCAGACGAGCCGGGCGGTGGCAGCGGCGAGGAGGACCGAGGGTCGTCCCAGGACGAGGAGATGCTGAACGGAGGGAACAGCATCAATGAGgcggattttcagtcaggggaGGACAGTCTGATCGCCAACGAGGTCCGCCAGTAG